One Coleofasciculus chthonoplastes PCC 7420 DNA window includes the following coding sequences:
- a CDS encoding c-type cytochrome, giving the protein MEESTPLKSTGKTFKKLLIVIAGVILATIIGLVSPLVLNNPVDYDDINNHFKYGSIGSEPENGVPYWIWKVLPAVFPDKLPGEGYQSLGFLYESGKDRPIGFSQRRVLIDRVGLNCAICHVGSLRDTPESEPQIIPTMPSNTVNLQGYIQFLGKTALDERFTPNRILAEIDAQGGTFNPIQKLIYRYLVIPQTRDALITQASQLAFLNEQPDWGPGRVDTFNPYKSIQFSFPMDELEEDEKIGTADLPSIWNQKPREGLQLHWDGDNKSVHERNLSAALGAGVTPVTADLERIKRIEDWLWELSSPTYPYAINRELAAKGQPIYQNNCASCHAFGGAKVGKVTPIGEIGTDPHRLDSYTYELLSNQNTLFVGTPERFKNFRKTDGYANMPLDGIWLRSPYLHNGSVPTLRDLLEAPDDRPQVFYRGYDVFDQENVGFVSTIAQEKGTPYFKFDTTVPGNSNRGHLYGTNFSSEDKAALVEYLKTL; this is encoded by the coding sequence ATGGAAGAATCAACGCCATTAAAGTCAACGGGAAAGACTTTTAAAAAACTATTGATTGTGATTGCGGGAGTTATACTCGCTACAATTATTGGTTTAGTTTCTCCCCTAGTCTTAAATAATCCTGTCGATTATGATGATATTAACAATCACTTTAAATATGGTTCAATTGGCAGTGAACCAGAAAATGGAGTACCTTACTGGATTTGGAAAGTTTTACCCGCCGTATTTCCTGACAAATTACCCGGTGAAGGCTATCAATCGTTGGGCTTTCTTTACGAATCCGGAAAAGACCGCCCCATTGGGTTTTCTCAGCGTCGTGTCTTGATTGACCGCGTTGGCTTAAATTGTGCGATTTGTCATGTGGGTTCACTGCGGGATACGCCTGAAAGTGAACCTCAAATTATCCCCACGATGCCCTCAAATACGGTAAATCTACAAGGGTATATTCAGTTTCTGGGCAAAACGGCTTTGGATGAACGATTCACTCCTAACCGAATCTTAGCCGAAATTGACGCCCAAGGGGGAACGTTTAATCCGATTCAGAAATTAATTTACCGCTATCTGGTTATTCCCCAAACAAGAGATGCGTTGATTACTCAAGCAAGTCAACTGGCTTTTTTAAATGAACAACCGGATTGGGGTCCAGGACGGGTGGATACGTTTAATCCTTATAAATCAATTCAATTTAGCTTCCCGATGGACGAGTTGGAAGAGGATGAAAAAATTGGCACGGCGGATTTACCCTCTATCTGGAATCAAAAACCCCGTGAAGGATTGCAACTGCATTGGGATGGGGATAATAAATCGGTTCATGAACGTAATTTAAGTGCGGCTTTGGGTGCAGGGGTGACACCAGTTACAGCGGATTTGGAACGGATTAAACGGATTGAAGATTGGTTGTGGGAACTTTCATCACCGACTTATCCATACGCGATTAATCGGGAATTAGCAGCTAAGGGTCAGCCAATTTATCAAAATAATTGTGCCAGTTGTCATGCCTTTGGCGGGGCGAAGGTTGGTAAAGTGACGCCGATTGGGGAAATTGGTACTGACCCGCATCGGTTGGATTCTTATACATACGAGTTACTGTCTAATCAAAATACCCTGTTTGTCGGGACGCCGGAACGGTTCAAGAATTTCCGTAAGACCGATGGTTATGCCAACATGCCATTAGATGGAATCTGGTTGCGATCGCCTTATTTGCACAATGGGTCTGTACCGACGTTACGAGACTTGTTAGAGGCTCCAGACGACCGTCCTCAAGTATTCTATCGCGGGTATGATGTGTTTGATCAAGAGAATGTCGGTTTTGTCTCAACCATTGCCCAAGAGAAGGGGACGCCGTATTTTAAGTTTGACACGACTGTACCTGGCAATAGTAACAGGGGTCATCTGTATGGCACTAACTTCTCGTCGGAGGATAAAGCCGCGTTGGTTGAGTATCTGAAAACACTTTAG